The genomic stretch GCTTTGCATGCCGGCAGCTCGACATCCGTTCCACTGCCTGGCGCTTCTCTTCTACCGTCCAACGTCGATATCGCCTCATCTACTCTCCATTCGCTGTAGATAGGGATTTTCTCTCCTGTCTCACTTTTGGGGGTCACTCCAAGAACAGCGATTAGTACAGGGATTTGGAGTTCTGCAGACAAAAAATCACTCAATTCTGCCCAGAATTTGAAAAATTTTCCTTGGGGCAGGGAATTAACAGGGATTCGTGTCATTTGCGCCGCAAGCTCTAGATTTCCAGGAGCTTAGGATGGTTTGCGGCAAGAGGTCACAAAAATATCAGGGATCTTGCAAGGATTTTTTCGTTCCAAATCGGAACTCGACCAGGCCGGACTGCGTTCGAGGAATCGGCGGCCAATTCGGGCTGGAGTTCCTGAATTCCAGCCAAAGATGGTCTTGACATGTTGTCTTCGAATATGCCGACGTTAAGAATTGTTACGTTTGTCCAACAAATGTGCGTTGTCTCCTATTTCATCCTGGCAGCTTGCTCGGCGATACTCCCAACCGTAAGCGAATGTAGAACCCGAAGTGTGTCGTGTAGCTGCGCGCACGAATCGGGTCATTAGGCCGGAAGCGGAAGACGAGCTGGCTTCCGGAGTCATACCAGAATTGCCCAACTGAGAGGGAACGAATATGTCAATTCACGTGCGTCGTTTTCTGCGCTTCGTCCTGTGTGTCGGATCGCTAACGTTCTTCAGTCTGCTCACCTTTGCGCAGTCTGACTTGGGAAGAATTTCCGGATTCATAAAAGATCCGTCAGGCGCCACGATTCCCAACGCCAAGGTCACAGTGGCAAACAAAAGCGGTCTGCAGCGCTCGACCGTCACCAACGAGTCGGGGTATTACACGGTTACCAACGTTCCGCCGGGCCTGTACACGGTGACTGCAGAAGCCACCGGGTTCCAGAAATTTCAAAGCGCTGATAACAAACTCGATCCCTCCAGCAACCTCGTAGTCGATGCAACGCTGTCCGTCGGCGCGACCACGCAAACGGTCGAGGTGTCAGCATCAGCGGTGCAACTGCAAACCGAATCGGCAACAGTGCAGAAACTCGTCAACCGTGAGCAGATTGACTCTCTAGAACTCAACGGTCGGAACCCGATTTTTATGGCCAACCTGGTTCCGGGCGTCCGCGGCACCAACATCGTTGGTCTTTCGATCGGTGTCGGAGGTCTTTCGACCAACATTAACGGTGCTCGCACACCTGAGAGTCTGGTCACTTACGATGGCGCACCCGCTATGCGCACGCGTTCCAATGGCGCTATTCTCGGCCAGCCTGATGTGGACTCAGTACAGGAAATTCAGGTCCTCACGGCCGATTATTCGGCAGAATATGGCCGTTCATCCGGCGGACAGATCCGCATTGTTTCTAAGAGCGGTACGCAGACGTTCCACGGCTCGGCCTTCGAATATGTACGTAACACCATCTTCAACGCGAACTCCTGGTCCCGCAATCAGAACCCGCTTACCCAATTCACGGCTCCGGATCATTACAACCAGTTTGGATACAACATCGGTGGGCCGGTCTATATACCGAACCATTTCAATTCCAACAAAGACAAGCTCTTCTTCTACTGGGGGCAGGAGTGGGTAAAACGTGTCTTTACCGACACGAGCTCCCAGACCGTACCAACGCTCGCCATGCGCGAGGGTGATTTCAGAGAACTTCTGACCAACCCCATCTTTGGGTACACAGCGACTACGGGAGTCATTAAGGACCCGACCACCGGTACGCAGTTCGTGGCCTCGTCCAATCCCGCCGACCCGAACTTCAGCCCTGCCTGCACCGGCGCTGCTACTTGTGCGAACGTGATTCCAGCATCGCGCGTCAGCCACAATGGCCTTGGCATTTTGAACTCCTGGCCGGTGCCGAACCTCACGGTACCGATTGGCAACAACAACTGGACTGCTTTCGCGAAGCACCCACAGAATCAACGCAAAGACACTCTTACCCTCGATTGGAATGCAACCGACAAACAGCGCCTCAGCTTCCATCGTTTCAATTATGCGTGGTTTGAGTACCAGCCATTGGACGGCGGAACGAACGAAACTCCGAAGTTCTTCGATCGGCCGAACTACACTTACTCGCTGAACCATACTTGGACAATCAGCCCGACCAAAGTCAATGAAGTCCTGTTGTCCTACAGTCAGGATGTCGTTCACATCCCCATCGATGCCGCGAACTTCCTGGATCGCACCAAGGGCGCAGCTCAGGGCCCGAATCTCTTCGGCGTCAATTACAACTACATCTTTAATGATGGATCGAAGTTGCTGCCGACTCGTATTCCGAGCGTCAATATGTCGAAGTTTTCCACTCTCAACGGCGGACCGTATCCGTCACACTCCGCCGGCCCGGTTGGTGACCTCTCCGACAGCTTTACCTGGGTAAAGGGAAATCACACCTGGAAGTTCGGTGGCTTGTACGAATACTCAGGTGAGAACGACAACGACGAAATCAACGTATCGGCTTGCTCGACCTGCACCAACAACCAGAATGGCCAATTCCAGTTCGTGGACAGCCGCGCAGGCGGAACGGGAGTAGCGGCTGCAAACGCAGCCCTCGGCCTGTTTGATCGCTATTCAGAAATCGGCCACCGCGCCTACACCGTCTTCCGCGGCAGCATGTGGGAAGCTTTCGCACAGGATACCTGGAAGGTCTCGCAGAACCTCACCCTGACTCCGGGCGTCCGCTATTCGGTGATCGTTCCCTACCATACCTGGTGGGGAAATCAGGCGGTGTTCGATCCGCAGTTCTACGACCCATCGCTCGCAGTCACGGTCGATCCCAATACGGGATTGATCCTTGGCACACCAACCCTGCAGCAGCTCTATAACGGGATGGTCATTCCCGGCAGCGGATTCCCCTCTGACGCCAAGAACCACATTCCTGAAGCCAATACCAGCCAGTGGAACTTCTTGTTCCGCGGAGTGTCGGATCACTACTCCGACATTCAATGGAATGACATTCAGCCACGGTTGGGTGCTGCTTACCAGTTGAATAACAAGACCGTTCTGCGTGCTGGAGCGGGCCGTTTCTACACCCGACTGGGAGTTAGTGACTCTATCTTTCTGGGAGGCAATCCGCCATTCCAGCCAATGGCAAGCTTGACGAACGGTCAAGTGGATGCTCTTGGGCCAAGCTCGGCCTCAGCCATTCCGCTCGTGGTTACCACTCAGAGCAAGGAGTTCCAAAATCCCGAAGCCTGGAACTGGAACGCTTCAGTGCAGCGCGAGTTGCCGTGGAACCTGATTGCCAATGTCGCTTATGTGGGCCGTCGCGGCTTGCATCTGCAGCGCGAGGCGAATATCAACCAACCTACGACCGCTACCATCGCAGCAAACCCGGGGGTTAAGAACATCGACGCACTCAGGCCTTACAAGGGCTTTGGATCTATACGCGAGACTGATAACGTCGCTAATTCTAAGTACAACTCCTTGCAGGCGAGTTTGAGCCGTCGTTTCGTGAACGGCCTGATGTTTGGTGTTTCCTACACGCTTTCCAAAAGCATGGACAACGGCTCCAACCAACGCGATGTCGTTCCTGACACCTACAACACGAGCATGATGTGGGGGCCGTCGGAGTTCGATACCCGCAATATCCTGATGATCAATTACCTGTATGAACTGCCGTTCTTCCGCAGCCAGTCCAGCCTCGTTGGGAAAGTACTCGGCGGATGGCAACTTAGCGGTATTACGCAGTTCCAAAGCGGCACGCCCTGCAGCGCTGCACAATCCAAGGACTACGCTGGCGTAGGACTGGATTCCAACTTTGGTTGCGGCGTCAACGGGCAGTATTTCTCGTGGGACGGCAAGCTCAGCACTCCACATACCTTCGGATCCTCCGGCCAATGGATCTGCTGCGCTTCCGACTTCACTGCGCCCGCTCCTGGAACCTTCGTGACGCAACAAGTTCGCGACATCATCTATCAGCCGGGATTCCAGAATTGGAACATGGGCCTGTTCAAGAAGTTCGCAGTGAATGAACGAGTCAACTTCCAATTCCGCGCTGAGGCCTTCAACGTCTGGAACCACCCGAACTGGGGCGGCACCAGCGGTGGCGGGCTACAGCTCGATCCAACCAGCAAGAGTTTCGGACAAGTGCTGACCAAAGGCAGCGAACGCAACCTTCAACTCTCGTTGCGCGCGGAGTTCTAGCGCGGCGGGAAACCTGCTGTCGTCCACCCGCCAGCTTTCATGGCCCTGGCGGGTGGATGCCGGCTCTTTCTTTAAGAACCGGGGCAGCTCTTACCATCAGCAGAATAGAAACTCAGAGGGATTGCGTTTGGTCGGCTTCCTCGAAGCCGGGAGAACGCAAATCACTTACGGCAGAAGTTCGGCTCTTCCCATTTCGGGGACGACTCGGTTCACTGCCGGAAATTCAAAAAGGGCCAAAGTATGAAGATCGTTGCTGTAACCGCGTGTCCTACGGGGATCGCGCACACCTACATGGCGGCCGAGCAGCTCGAGAAGACCGCCAAAACACTCGGGCACCAGATCAAAGTCGAAACCCAGGGCGCAATGGGAATCGAGAACGAACTGAAAGAGAGCGACATTCGCCAGGCGCAGGTCGCGATCTTTGCCGTCGACATCGAGATCGAAAACCGCGAACGCTTTGATCAAATCAAGGTCATTCGCGTTCCGGTGCAGGACGCCATTAAAGACCCGGTTGGTGTCTTTAAAAGAATTCAAGGCTAGTTCATGAGTCAGGGAGTCTGTAATCCGGTGGAGTTCAAGTTCGTTTGTCCGCTGCCGAATGGACTCCATGCCCGTCCGGCAAGCCAGTTGGCGGAATTCGCCGGCGGCTTTGCTTCAGAACTCTCCCTGACAAACTTAAGAACCGGCGCCGGAGCCAATCTCAAAAGCACGCTGGCGATTATCTCCGCCGATGTTCGCAGCGGCGATGAATGCTCGGTGCGCATCGTCGGGACAGATGAAGAATCGGCACGCGCAGCTCTGCGAGCATATATCGATCAGAGTCTTCCGTTCAGCGATCAACCTTTGAGTGCGCCTGATGAGAGCCGCAAACCGATCGCTCTGCCGCGAGCGCTTGCACACCTTACGATTTCTTATCACTCCGGTGTAGCAGTCAGCGCGGGAATCGGAAAAGGCAAAGCTGTCGTGATAGGCGGGATGCATCTTCCCGAAGCGTTGGAAGAAGAGCGCGCCGAAGATCCAAAACGGGAAGAGCGCAAGATCGAGCGTGCGCTGGCTGCGGTTCGCGAGCGCATTAAAGGCATGCTGTCGCGATCGATGTCACCGGCGGAAGCCGGCGTCCTGAAAGCTCATCTGGCGATTCTGGACGACATTTCACTTTCTGACAAGGTGAGCCAACTGATCGCCGAAGGACGCTCTGCAGGACAAGCCCTTATTGAAGCCGCCCAGCATTTCATCTCCACATTGCAGCAATCAACCAGTGCGTATATTCGCGATCGCGCTGTAGATCTTCAGGAGATTTGCCTGCGGGTGCTGGAAGAACTCTATGGTTCGCGGTTCACTGCTCCGGCACTGCAATTGAGCGAACCCAGCGTGGTGGTGGCGGAAACCCTCGCACCGCAACAGTTGCTCAGCTTTGATTCTCGCTGGCTGCACGGCATCGTGTTGGAGTATGCCGGAACCACTTCGCATACGGTGATCCTTGCTCGCTCTCTGGGAATTCCCACGGTCGTCGGCGTGAAGGATGCTCCTGTGCTCTTTTCTCAGGAACACGACGTGGTCGTGGATGCGAACCGCGGCTTGGTGATTCCCAACGGCACCGCTGCCATTCAGCGTTTTTACGATCGGGAGCGCCGCGTGCAAGAGGCGCGCCAGAATGCGCTGCTTCGCGACGGTTATGGTCGCGCCGCCACCCGCGACGGTCAGCGACTCGAGGTGGCGGCAAATGTTTCATCCGGAGAAGAAGCCATCGTCGCGTTCGCGAACGGCGCTGAGTCCATCGGACTGTTTCGCACCGAGATGCTTTTCATCGGCAGAGATGAGGCGCCGGACGAAGAAGAGCAATTCTCGATCTACCGTGAAGTCGCGCGCTCGGCAGGGAAGCGGCCGGTCATCATCCGCACCATCGACATTGGCGGCGACAAGCCTGTTCCAAATCTGAATCTTCCGGCTGAATCGAATCCCTATCTGGGATTCCGCGGCATGCGCATCTATCAGGAGCACCGCGATCTCTTTCGCGCGCAACTCCGCGCCTTGTTGCGCGCCTCGGCTTTCGGGCGAATCCAGATCATGGCGCCGATGGTCTCGACCATTGAGGAAGTGCTTTGGTTGAAGGCGCAGTTTGCCGAGTTGAAACAGGAGCTAAACGAGACGGGAATCTCTTTCGATGAAAACATCCCTTTGGGGATCATGATCGAAGTTCCGTCGATTGCCTTCATTCTCGACCAACTGTGCACCGAGCTTGATTTCTTCAGCATCGGAACCAACGATCTGAACCAATACTTTCTCGCCGTCGATCGCGACAATGCAAAAGTGGCCGCCCTTTCGCGCGTCCACCATCCCAGTTTTTTGCGCTTTTTGCGGCACATCGTCGATGGAGTTCACGAACACGGCAAATGGGTCGGAATGTGCGGCGAGATGGCAGGCGATCCCGCGAACCTGCCGATCCTGATCGGATTGGGACTCGACGAGATCAGCGCCGCCTCGCCGCAAATTCCCATATTGAAACAGAAGATTGCTGAACTCTCGGCTGCCGAATGCCGGCTCATCCTCGATCGCATGACGAGTGCGGCGCAGGTGAAAGACGTGGAGATGTTGCTCGCGGAAGCGCAATCGCAAGTCGTGGAGCAGGCGCTGCTCTCGACTGACCTCGTGATCGTTGGCTCTGACAGCGAAACGAAAGAAGAAGCGATTCGTGAGCTGGTCGACGCCTTGTACATGGCCGGACGCACGCAGGATCCCGATCGGTTGGAAGAAGTTGTCTGGCAGCGCGAGAGCGCGTACTCCACCGGCTTGGGCCATGGCTTCGCGATTCCGCACTGCCGCAGCGACGCAATCAATGCGAACTCGGTCGCCGTCTTGAAACTCAGCAAGCCAGTAGAATGGGCTGCGCTCGACGGCAAGCCGGTGAGCATGGTGATCCTGCTTGCGGTGCGCGAGTCCGATGCGAATAACAGTCACATGCAGGTGCTGGCGAAGCTGGCCAGACGGTTGATGAACGAATCGTTCCGGCAGGAACTCGGAAGATTAGAGCGGCCGCCGGAGATCATGGCGTTTTTGTCGCGCGAGCTGGAGTTGGGGAATTGAGCTCCGCAACGTCAGTACCGTTCGCGGTAGCGGATGGGTTGATCTGCAACGTCAGTACCGTCCGCGGTAGCGGATGGGTTCGTCTGATTTCGAAGAAAGCACCCATTCGCTACCGCGAACGGTACTGACCGATCTTAATCTGGCATTCAAATTATGGAGAAGCGACTAATGCAGACGATACAACGGCGGTGCATGCTGTTGTTCTTGTCAGTAACTTTCTGTTTCAGTATGGC from Terriglobales bacterium encodes the following:
- a CDS encoding TonB-dependent receptor, encoding MSIHVRRFLRFVLCVGSLTFFSLLTFAQSDLGRISGFIKDPSGATIPNAKVTVANKSGLQRSTVTNESGYYTVTNVPPGLYTVTAEATGFQKFQSADNKLDPSSNLVVDATLSVGATTQTVEVSASAVQLQTESATVQKLVNREQIDSLELNGRNPIFMANLVPGVRGTNIVGLSIGVGGLSTNINGARTPESLVTYDGAPAMRTRSNGAILGQPDVDSVQEIQVLTADYSAEYGRSSGGQIRIVSKSGTQTFHGSAFEYVRNTIFNANSWSRNQNPLTQFTAPDHYNQFGYNIGGPVYIPNHFNSNKDKLFFYWGQEWVKRVFTDTSSQTVPTLAMREGDFRELLTNPIFGYTATTGVIKDPTTGTQFVASSNPADPNFSPACTGAATCANVIPASRVSHNGLGILNSWPVPNLTVPIGNNNWTAFAKHPQNQRKDTLTLDWNATDKQRLSFHRFNYAWFEYQPLDGGTNETPKFFDRPNYTYSLNHTWTISPTKVNEVLLSYSQDVVHIPIDAANFLDRTKGAAQGPNLFGVNYNYIFNDGSKLLPTRIPSVNMSKFSTLNGGPYPSHSAGPVGDLSDSFTWVKGNHTWKFGGLYEYSGENDNDEINVSACSTCTNNQNGQFQFVDSRAGGTGVAAANAALGLFDRYSEIGHRAYTVFRGSMWEAFAQDTWKVSQNLTLTPGVRYSVIVPYHTWWGNQAVFDPQFYDPSLAVTVDPNTGLILGTPTLQQLYNGMVIPGSGFPSDAKNHIPEANTSQWNFLFRGVSDHYSDIQWNDIQPRLGAAYQLNNKTVLRAGAGRFYTRLGVSDSIFLGGNPPFQPMASLTNGQVDALGPSSASAIPLVVTTQSKEFQNPEAWNWNASVQRELPWNLIANVAYVGRRGLHLQREANINQPTTATIAANPGVKNIDALRPYKGFGSIRETDNVANSKYNSLQASLSRRFVNGLMFGVSYTLSKSMDNGSNQRDVVPDTYNTSMMWGPSEFDTRNILMINYLYELPFFRSQSSLVGKVLGGWQLSGITQFQSGTPCSAAQSKDYAGVGLDSNFGCGVNGQYFSWDGKLSTPHTFGSSGQWICCASDFTAPAPGTFVTQQVRDIIYQPGFQNWNMGLFKKFAVNERVNFQFRAEAFNVWNHPNWGGTSGGGLQLDPTSKSFGQVLTKGSERNLQLSLRAEF
- a CDS encoding PTS fructose transporter subunit IIB — translated: MKIVAVTACPTGIAHTYMAAEQLEKTAKTLGHQIKVETQGAMGIENELKESDIRQAQVAIFAVDIEIENRERFDQIKVIRVPVQDAIKDPVGVFKRIQG
- the ptsP gene encoding phosphoenolpyruvate--protein phosphotransferase gives rise to the protein MSQGVCNPVEFKFVCPLPNGLHARPASQLAEFAGGFASELSLTNLRTGAGANLKSTLAIISADVRSGDECSVRIVGTDEESARAALRAYIDQSLPFSDQPLSAPDESRKPIALPRALAHLTISYHSGVAVSAGIGKGKAVVIGGMHLPEALEEERAEDPKREERKIERALAAVRERIKGMLSRSMSPAEAGVLKAHLAILDDISLSDKVSQLIAEGRSAGQALIEAAQHFISTLQQSTSAYIRDRAVDLQEICLRVLEELYGSRFTAPALQLSEPSVVVAETLAPQQLLSFDSRWLHGIVLEYAGTTSHTVILARSLGIPTVVGVKDAPVLFSQEHDVVVDANRGLVIPNGTAAIQRFYDRERRVQEARQNALLRDGYGRAATRDGQRLEVAANVSSGEEAIVAFANGAESIGLFRTEMLFIGRDEAPDEEEQFSIYREVARSAGKRPVIIRTIDIGGDKPVPNLNLPAESNPYLGFRGMRIYQEHRDLFRAQLRALLRASAFGRIQIMAPMVSTIEEVLWLKAQFAELKQELNETGISFDENIPLGIMIEVPSIAFILDQLCTELDFFSIGTNDLNQYFLAVDRDNAKVAALSRVHHPSFLRFLRHIVDGVHEHGKWVGMCGEMAGDPANLPILIGLGLDEISAASPQIPILKQKIAELSAAECRLILDRMTSAAQVKDVEMLLAEAQSQVVEQALLSTDLVIVGSDSETKEEAIRELVDALYMAGRTQDPDRLEEVVWQRESAYSTGLGHGFAIPHCRSDAINANSVAVLKLSKPVEWAALDGKPVSMVILLAVRESDANNSHMQVLAKLARRLMNESFRQELGRLERPPEIMAFLSRELELGN